The sequence CGCTCACGCCGAGCGACACGCTTGCTGCTACCATTCGGACCGGACATCGCCCGAGCTGGTCCACGCGACCTCCGTGGGGCAACCCCACGGCATCGTACTTGCCTCGTCACTCGGGGGGAGACGGACCGCCGGGATCGCTCCCGGCGCGCGCCTGTCGGCGCTTCACGTCTCCCAGCACGGAGATTCGTCGGGCGATGTCCACCTTCTCGAATGCTCGACGCGCTCGATCTGCCGCCGCTGCCCCACGCCGAAGCGCTGGCGTCGTGGCTCGGGATCGACGCCGACGAGCTCGTCGTGCTCGCGGACTGCGAGGGGCGCGAGCGTCGACGGGCCGCGCGAGCGCAGCACTACCACTACCGCCGCGTCGCGAAGCCGGGCGGTGGCGAGCGACTGATCGAAGCGCCCAAGCCCCGGCTGAAGGCGGTCCAACGTCACATCCTGCATGGCATCCTCGATCGCGTCCCGCCCCACGACGCCGCGCACGGCTTCGTGCCCGGCCGCTCGGTGTGGACGGGCGCGGGCCGGCACACCGGTCGCGAGATGGTGATTCGCGTCGATCTGCGCGACTTCTTCGCGTCGGTCCGCGGCGCGCGAGTGTTCGCGCTGTTCGAGACGATCGGCTATCCGCGATCGGTCTGCAGCTTGCTCACCGGCCTGTGCACCAACGCCACGCCAGCGACGGTGTGGGGCACCCCGTCGCACGCGATCTCGACCGCGGCGCTGCGCGAGCGATGGCACCGCATCCAGCGCTACGCGGCACCGCACCTGCCGGCCGGCGCCCCGAGCTCGCCCGCACTGGCGAACCTCGCCGCCCATCGTCTCGATCGCCGCCTCGCCGGCCTCGCGCACGCGGTCGACGGCTCGTACACCCGCTACGCCGACGATCTCACGTTCTCCGGCGATGCGCTCCGGCGCGGCACTCTCGCGTTCTTCTCGAGTGTGTGCCGCATCGTCGTCGAGGAGGGCTTCGAGGTCCACGCGCGCAAGACCCGATTCCACCAT is a genomic window of Deltaproteobacteria bacterium containing:
- a CDS encoding RNA-directed DNA polymerase — protein: MLDALDLPPLPHAEALASWLGIDADELVVLADCEGRERRRAARAQHYHYRRVAKPGGGERLIEAPKPRLKAVQRHILHGILDRVPPHDAAHGFVPGRSVWTGAGRHTGREMVIRVDLRDFFASVRGARVFALFETIGYPRSVCSLLTGLCTNATPATVWGTPSHAISTAALRERWHRIQRYAAPHLPAGAPSSPALANLAAHRLDRRLAGLAHAVDGSYTRYADDLTFSGDALRRGTLAFFSSVCRIVVEEGFEVHARKTRFHHRSQRQLVTGVVVNEHPAARRSAYDRLRAILFNCVRHGARSQADRDLAAFRAHLRGRIEWFAHSPARAAKLHALFDRIDFSEPDDDPPADG